A part of Aegilops tauschii subsp. strangulata cultivar AL8/78 chromosome 2, Aet v6.0, whole genome shotgun sequence genomic DNA contains:
- the LOC109765501 gene encoding probable protein arginine N-methyltransferase 6.1: MLPSHLNGHSPLARRRPQLPAASPPAAAAVGDPPAAAAGDAALEAHDRVYFQSYSHIGIHESMIKDRVRTDAYREAIMLHQKFIEGKVVMDVGCGTGILSVFCARAGAKRVYAVDASEIATQASEIVKANNLADKIVVIHGRVEDVDVEEKVDVIISEWMGYMLLYESMLPSVLFARDKWLKPGGLILPSHATLFMAPITNSDRYEGSVDFWCDVYGINMSALVPLAKKFASEEPSIEIVGGENVISWPFVVKHIDCYTFTVEEFKSITTTYKVSSMMLAPIHGFGLWFEVEFNGPAESCSNLSSDSSPLDIIQKKRRRASDSTVVLSTAPEDEPTHWHQTILYFPDPIGVTQDQIIEGSVTITPSEENPRCLNIHLECSTGGQNLVKDFAMR; the protein is encoded by the exons ATGCTGCCGTCGCACCTCAACGGCCACTCCCCgctcgcgcgccgccgcccccagctccccgcggcctccccgcccgccgccgccgccgtcggggaccccccagcggcggcggcgggggacgCCGCGCTGGAGGCGCACGACCGCGTCTACTTCCAGTCCTACTCCCACATCGGCATCCACGAGTCCATGATCAAG GACAGGGTCAGGACCGACGCGTATCGCGAAGCAATCATGCTCCACCAGAAGTTCATCGAGGGGAAG GTTGTGATGGACGTGGGGTGTGGCACTGGGATACTCTCGGTGTTCTGCGCTCGTGCCGGCGCGAAACGA GTTTATGCTGTGGATGCTAGTGAAATCGCTACCCAG GCTAGTGAAATTGTAAAAGCGAACAATTTGGCTGATAAGATCGTGGTCATTCATGGACGTGTTGAG GATGTTGATGTTGAGGAGAAGGTTGATGTAATAATATCAGAATGGATGGGCTATATGCTTCTCTATGAG AGTATGCTGCCAAGCGTTCTATTTGCAAGGGATAAATGGCTTAAGCCAGGGGGTCTTATCCTGCCTTCTCATGCTACG CTTTTCATGGCGCCTATAACAAATTCTGATAGATATGAAGGAAGCGTTGATTTCTGGTGTGATGTTTATGGCATAAACA TGTCTGCTCTTGTGCCACTTGCCAAAAAATTCGCATCCGAGGAGCCCTCCATTGAAATAGTTGGTGGAGAAAATGTTATAAGTTGGCCATTTGTG GTGAAGCACATTGATTGCTACACTTTTACGGTTGAGGAATTCAAGTCTATCACCACAACGTACAAAGTTTCATCAATGATGTTAG CTCCAATTCATGGCTTTGGTCTCTGGTTTGAGGTGGAGTTCAATGGGCCTGCAGAGTCTTGTAGCAATTTGTCCTCTGATTCGAGTCCACTTGATATTATTCAGAAGAAAAGGCGCAGGGCATCAGATAGCACAGTTGTGCTGTCCACAGCCCCAGAAGACGAGCCAACCCATTGGCACCAG ACAATTTTGTACTTCCCTGATCCTATAGGGGTGACGCAGGATCAAATCATAGAAGGCTCTGTAACAATCACCCCGAGCGAGGAGAATCCACGCTGTCTGAATATTCACTTGGAATGCTC CACGGGAGGTCAAAACTTGGTGAAGGATTTTGCAATGCGGTGA